A single genomic interval of Lathyrus oleraceus cultivar Zhongwan6 chromosome 7, CAAS_Psat_ZW6_1.0, whole genome shotgun sequence harbors:
- the LOC127103678 gene encoding transcription factor bHLH95 — protein sequence MTNKGMSVDRDQSVNANFMWENQPWGDHRNSENIGESSKQKLDKKPMNKKEGINEGGVFMNRKRSRGGVVIRTENNITNAEDKDGKYRNSNKKMHILTERERRKKMKNMFANLHALLPKLPSKADKSSIVDAAVIEIINLKKVVEQLEKKKQEKLKFVSKFGTESSFKRNSHWHPHESGEAIVNVQRSLSYNNNFPTHAIESSPQQVGFQTWYTQNVVLNICGAEAQFCICTPKKSCLLTTITSMLEKYTIDVVSANIKFNENGHFYLIQIQAKQRSHDTNSMEETYMQAAREIQMWIS from the exons ATGACAAACAAGGGTATGAGTGTAGATCGTGATCAATCTGTCAATGCCAATTTCATGTGGGAAAATCAACCCTGGGGTGATCATAGAAATTCAGAAAACATAGGTGAGAGTAGCAAACAAAAGTTAGATAAGAAACCAATGAATAAAAAAGAAGGTATTAATGAAGGAGGAGTTTTCATGAATAGAAAACGAAGTCGAGGTGGAGTTGTGATTAGAACAGAGAACAACATTACAAATGCAGAAGACAAAGATGGAAAGTACCGCAACTCTAATAAGAAAATGCATATATTGACTGAGAGAGAAAGGAGAAAGAAAATGAAGAATATGTTCGCCAACCTTCATGCCTTACTTCCTAAATTGCCTTCTAAG gctGATAAATCATCAATTGTGGATGCGGCAGTGATAGAAATTATCAATTTAAAAAAAGTTGTTGAACAACTAGAAAAAAAGAAGCAGGAAAAGCTCAAATTTGTATCCAAATTTGGGACTGAGTCATCATTTAAGAGGAACTCACACTGGCATCCCCATGAATCAGGGGAAGCAATTGTAAATGTTCAAAGATCCTTAAGTTATAATAATAACTTTCCTACTCACGCAATAGAGTCTTCACCACAACAAGTAGGTTTCCAAACATGGTATACTCAAAATGTTGTCTTGAACATTTGTGGCGCTGAAGCACAATTTTGCATTTGTACACCTAAAAAGTCGTGTCTCTTAACAACAATTACTTCTATGTTGGAGAAATATACGATTGATGTTGTATCTGCAAACATTAAGTTCAATGAAAATGGACATTTCTACCTGATTCAAATTCAA GCGAAACAACGTTCACATGACACAAATTCAATGGAGGAAACTTACATGCAAGCGGCTAGAGAAATTCAAATGTGGATCTCTTAA